The genome window TAAAAGAGCGTCAACCTTTGTATCCACCCGGGAAACGAAGAAAGAAGCCACAGAGGCAATGCGATCTACCGGTAAACCTGCATTCACTCGCTTTTCCAAACCAGAAAGGTAAGCCTCAATGACCTCACGGTAACGTTCCAGGGAAAAGATCAAGGTCACATTAACATTGATACCCTGTGCAATCGCTTCCCGAATGGCTTCAAGTCCCTCTCGAGTAGCCGGGATCTTAATCATCAAATTCGGGCGGTCAACACGCTTCCAGAGTTCAAGGGCTTCTCGCACCGTTGCTTGTGCATCTCTGGCAAGGTATGGACTCACTTCCAGACTTACGTATCCATCCGCCCGATCACTTTTTTCATACAGGGGGAGGAAAAGGTCAGCGGCAGATTGAATATCTTCCACTGCCAGTTGATAAAAAATCTGCTCTGCACTCCAACCTGCCCAAGCCATTGGTGCAATGGCCGAGTCATAATCCTGTGATTTGGAGATTGCCAGATTGAAAATTGTGGGGTTCGAGGTAATCCCGCGAATTTCACCTTCTTCAATCATTCGCTTCAGCGTTCCGTTCTTAATCAGGGAACGCTGAATATTGTCATACCAAAGGGATTGACCTACCTGCATTAATTGCTGGAATCGGTTGCTCATACGTCTTTCGGTTGAACCGCTCCTTTCTGTTCAATTTTACGCACCTTCTGTACTCTGCGGACATGACGCTCTTCCTGAGAAAACTTCGCTCGAAGAAATGCCCGAACGAGTTCCTTGGCAAGTTCTTCACCAACAATCCTGGCACCGAGGCAAAGCACATTCATATCATCATGTTCCACACCCTGGTGTGCAGAATAGGTATCGTGGCAAACCCCTGCATAAACACCTTGAATTTTATTAGCGGCAATACAAGCACCTACACCCGAACCGCAAAGTAGAATCCCCCTATCCGCTTTACCACTGAGAATGGCTTCCCCTATTTTTAAGGCATAGTCTGGGTAATCGGAACTTTGCGCATCATAGGCCCCCAGGTCAAGAGGTTCATGCCCTTCTTCCTGAACCACACGAAGTACCGTGGCTTTTAATGGAAATCCACCATGGTCACATGCAACGGCTACCCGCATTTTAATATCCTCCCCTCAGAAGGGATTGCGCCTCTTCCACTATTCTTTCAACGGTCAATCCCAATTGCTGGTAAATGACCTTGTAAGGGGCAGATGCGCCGAAGCGCTCGATCGAAATGATCTTCCCCTCACAGCCAACCCAGCGTTCCCATCCCATACCAATACCTGCTTCTACAGCGATACGGTGCTTGATATGAGAAGGTAAGACGCTTTCACGATAGGAAACATCTTGTTGAGCAAACAACTCCCAGGAGGGGAAGGAGACCAAACGAACAGCAATGCCCTCTCTGGCAAGTTCCTTTCCGGCTTCATAAATCAGAGCAACTTCTGACCCCGAAGCCATCAGAATCACTTCAGGCAACTTATCCCCCAAATCGGCTAACACATAAGCCCCTTGAGCCACTCCACTTGCAGGGGCTAATTCTGTTCGGTCCAGTGTCGGTACTGGCTGACGTGAAAGTGCCAGAACAGTGGGTGCATGCCGCCGCTCAATAGCCACTTTCCAGGCCTCCCTGGTCTCATTGGCATCCGCCGGACGGAGCACAACCAGATTGGGGATTGCCCGTAAACTTGCCAGATGTTCAACAGGTTGATGGGTAGGCCCATCCTCACCCAGTCCGATACTGTCATGAGTAAATACCCAAATTGAACCCAAATGCGACAATGCCGATAAACGGATGGCTCCGCGCATATAGTCGGCAAACACAAGGAAAGTCGAGCCAAAAGGAATGAAAGCCCCATTGTAAGCCATACCGTTTACTATCGCACCCATGCCGTGTTCGCGAACCCCAAACTGCAAATTCCTGCCTTCCGGTGATTCTGCCTGGAATGAAGGCGAAGAATTCATCCAGGTCATCGTGGAGGGGGCTAAATCAGCAGAACCGCCCATCAATTCTGGCAATCGAGCAGCCAGGGCGTTCAGCACCTTTCCAGAAGCAACACGCGTAGCCATACCTTTCGGGTCAGCAGGGAACTCCGGCAATCCTTCAGCCCAGTTATCCGGTAATTTACCGAGAATTCGCCGCTCTAATTCAGATGCCAGATCGGGGTAGGATTGACGATAGGCTTCAAATTTCCTTTGCCATTCTTCCTCCCAATGTTTCCCTCGTTCGACAGCCTGACGGAAGAAAGCAAGAACATCATCAGGGATATAAAAAGAGGGTTCGAGAGGCCAACCCAACTTCACCTTTGCGCCACGAAGTTCCTCTTCACCAGGGGGCTCTCCATGGGCTTTGGCAGTATCCTGACGGGTAGGCAAACCATAGCCAATATGGGTGCGCACCACAATGAGGCTGGGGCGTGGATCGGTTTTAGCGAGCGAAATAGCCGAGTCGATAGCGTCAACATCGTTGCCATCTTCGACAAACAACACCTGCCAGCCGTACGCCTCAAACCGTTTCGCGCGGTCCTCGGTAAAAGCGACATCTGTAGAACCCTCGATGGTAATGCGATTGTCATCATACAGATAAATTAAATTTCCTAACTTCAAGTGCCCTGCCAGAGATGCGGCTTCTGCGGCTACCCCCTCCATTAAATCGCCATCCGTCACCAGAGCATAGATAAAATAATCAATTATTTCATGGCCAGGGCGATTGTACACAGCCGCCAGATGCTTCTCGGCAATTGCCATACCCACCCCATTGGCAAAGCCCTGTCCAAGCGGGCCAGTGGTTGTCTCAACGCCGGGGGTTAATCCATATTCCGGATGTCCAGGAGTACGACTTCCCCACTGACGAAACTGCTGAAGTTCCTCCAGTGGCAAGTCATACCCCGTCAAGTGGAGGAGACTGTACAAAAGCATGGATCCATGACCGCCGGACAAAATAAACCGATCACGGTTAAACCACCCCGGGTTTGCAGGATTGTGCCTCAAATGCCTTGTCCAAACGGTATAGGCAATTGCCGCCGCTCCCATAGGTAACCCCGGATGCCCTGAATTGGCCTTTTGGACACCATCAGCAGACAGAAAACGAATAGTATTCAAGGCTTTATTCTGAAATTCTTTTGTTTCCATTGTGCCCGCCCTTCGTACTTAAGGATGATTAGGCTGATGTAAAAGTTTCAACGAACTCACTTAGCATAAACAAAAATCTGAATTATTTTACCACCGCCCTTACAAACTTTTCTGGTGGGTTCGCCATATATAGTTTCGAGAATAGTCCATCATTTCCCAATTTCCAGGTTGTGACATTATTCCACCAAAGGGAATTCGAATGACGGATGAAAGGTGTTTTTCCTTATGTTATACTACCAGCAGATTCCACGACTCTTTCAGAAACAGGAGTGGTTATGAAAAAAGATTTCATCAGTATTCAAGATTACACCCCCGAAGAACTTCAAAGTATGCTGGATCTGGCAATTCAACTCAAAAAAGAGTACTTTTCAGGAGGCAATCCTCCCCTTCTCAAAGGGAAAGTATTGGGAATGATT of Anaerolinea thermophila UNI-1 contains these proteins:
- the rpiB gene encoding ribose 5-phosphate isomerase B, giving the protein MRVAVACDHGGFPLKATVLRVVQEEGHEPLDLGAYDAQSSDYPDYALKIGEAILSGKADRGILLCGSGVGACIAANKIQGVYAGVCHDTYSAHQGVEHDDMNVLCLGARIVGEELAKELVRAFLRAKFSQEERHVRRVQKVRKIEQKGAVQPKDV
- the tkt gene encoding transketolase, which codes for METKEFQNKALNTIRFLSADGVQKANSGHPGLPMGAAAIAYTVWTRHLRHNPANPGWFNRDRFILSGGHGSMLLYSLLHLTGYDLPLEELQQFRQWGSRTPGHPEYGLTPGVETTTGPLGQGFANGVGMAIAEKHLAAVYNRPGHEIIDYFIYALVTDGDLMEGVAAEAASLAGHLKLGNLIYLYDDNRITIEGSTDVAFTEDRAKRFEAYGWQVLFVEDGNDVDAIDSAISLAKTDPRPSLIVVRTHIGYGLPTRQDTAKAHGEPPGEEELRGAKVKLGWPLEPSFYIPDDVLAFFRQAVERGKHWEEEWQRKFEAYRQSYPDLASELERRILGKLPDNWAEGLPEFPADPKGMATRVASGKVLNALAARLPELMGGSADLAPSTMTWMNSSPSFQAESPEGRNLQFGVREHGMGAIVNGMAYNGAFIPFGSTFLVFADYMRGAIRLSALSHLGSIWVFTHDSIGLGEDGPTHQPVEHLASLRAIPNLVVLRPADANETREAWKVAIERRHAPTVLALSRQPVPTLDRTELAPASGVAQGAYVLADLGDKLPEVILMASGSEVALIYEAGKELAREGIAVRLVSFPSWELFAQQDVSYRESVLPSHIKHRIAVEAGIGMGWERWVGCEGKIISIERFGASAPYKVIYQQLGLTVERIVEEAQSLLRGGY